In the Ferribacterium limneticum genome, CAGGGTCGGCACGCTGGCCGAACGCGAAGTCAGCACCTGGATAGCCAGGCTGATCCGCGACAGTTCGCCCCCGGAAGCCACTTTGGCCAGCGACTTGGCTTCATTGCCGGCCAGCCCGCCGATACGGAACTCGACCTGCTCCAGACCATAGACCGCACCATCGGCAACCGGCAGCAGGGCAACTTCGAATCTTCCGGAGGAAAGCGCCAATTGACGCATCACTTCGCTGACCGCCAGCCCCATTTCGGCGGCGGCTTTCCTGCGGCCGCCAGAGAGTTTTTCAGCGACCGCGCGATAGGCTGCCTTGGCAGCAGCCACCTTGGTTTCAAGCGCCGCCAGATCAGCCGACTCATCCAGTGCCGCCAGACGCTGCCGCCACCCGGCCAGCAAATCCGGCAACTCGGCCGGCTGGACGCGATATTTACGGGCGTGGGACATGACCGCATCCATCCGGCGCTCAACCTGAGCCAGACGGGCCGGATCAAGATCGACCCGGTCGGTATAGCGACGCAAGGTAGAGACCGCATCGGAAAGTTCTGCCTGCACCGAGCCGATCAGATCGGCCACCTCGGCCAGCGCCGGGTCGTATTCGGCCAAGCTGGCCAGACGGGTTGCCACGCCATCAATCTGGCGCTCACAGGCGGCGTCGTCTTCCGAAAGCACGGCCAGCGCATACTGGGCGCCTTCAATCAGGCTGGCGGCATGACCAAGCCGGCGGTGCTCGACATCGAGCGTGGCCCATTCGTCGTCACCAAAAGCCAGCCCGTCGAGCTCACCGATCTGCCATTGCAGTTGTTCGCGCTCACGCAGCAGGGCATCGGCCCCTTCGCTGGCACTGCGCAAAGCCAGCTCCAGCTCGCGCCAGTTTTTCCAGGCAGTGGCGACTTCAGCGCCCAAGCCACTCAGACCGGCATGCGTATCGAGCAGCACACGCTGGGCCTCGGAACGCAACAACGACTGATGAGCATGCTGGCCGTGAATATCAACCAGCCATTCGCCGACTTCACGCAATTGCTGGACGGTGGCAGGCGAACCATTGATATAGGCCCGCGAACGGCCGCCCGCATCGACGACGCGACGCAGCAGCAGTTCGTCGTCGCCATCCAGATCATTGGCGGCCAGCCAGGTTCGCACCTCTGGCAAACCCGCGATTTCAAAAGTCGCAGCCACCTCGGCCTTTTCACACCCTGAACGAACCACGCCAGCATCGGCCCGCTCACCCAGGGTTAGCGCCAGCGCATCGATCAGGATGGACTTGCCGGCACCGGTTTCGCCGGTCAAGGCGCCAAAGCCGGATAAAAACGAAAGCTCCAACCGGTCGACAATGACAAAGTCTTTAATGGTCAGTTGACGCAGCATCAGGGCCCTTTCGGCCGTTCGCTCCACTGCAGTTTCTGGCGCAGCATGGCGAAATAGCTGTAACCCGGCGGATGCAGGAAACAGATGGTGTGTTCGGAACGACGCAGACGGACACAGTCGCCGCGCTCCAGATCAAGCGTCACCTGACCATCGAAGTGCACCCGCGGATCATCGGCATTGACGATGCGCAGTTCGATGTCCGTGCTGTCATTGACGATGATTGGCCGGTTGGACAGTGCGTGCGGGCAGAGCGGAACCAGCGCGATGCCGGTCAAGGTCGGATTCAGAATGGGACCGCCAGCGGACATCGAATAAGCCGTCGAACCGGTCGGCGTCGAGACGATCAGGCCATCCGAGCGCAGGTTGTAGATGAATTCGCCGTCAATGAACAACTCGAATTCGATCATCCGGCCGATGGCGCCCTTGTCGACAACCACGTCGTTGAGCGCCATGTTTGAGGCGACTTCCTTGCCGTCGCGCGTCACTTCGGCGGCCAGCAGCATCCGGTTTTCCGGGGAAAAGCGGCCATCGAGCAGATCGTCCATGCAAGTAAGCATGTCGTTGCGGGCGATATCGGTCATGAAGCCGAGGCGGCCCTGATTGACCCCAACCAAGGGCACGCAATAGCGCGCCAGCCGGCGCGCGGCATTGAGCATGGTGCCGTCGCCACCGAGCACGATGGCGAGGTCGGCATGGGCACCAATGTCATTGAAGCCACAGGTCACCCAGCGCGACAGATCGACCTTCTTACCGATGTGCTCAGCTGTTTCCCGTTCGATAAAGACGGAGACACCGCGTTCGTATAGATATTCGGCCAGACGGCGCAGAGACTCGGCAATTTCCAGGCTGTGGTATTTGCCGACCAGCGCAATGGTCCGAGGGGAGCGGTAGGAAGCGAAGCCTCTGTTCATGGGGTCGAATTCTTGCATAAAAAACGTCTTGCGGCGCTGGCCCCGGTTTTTTGTACAATCAGCCCATGCTTGATGAACGCGCCCGCACCCTGCTCAAGACCCTGGTCGAACACTATGTTGCTGATGGACAGCCGGTTGGCTCACGCGCGCTGTCCAAGTTTTCCGGCCTCGACCTGTCCCCCGCCACCATCCGCAACGTGATGGCCGACCTCGAGGAAGCCGGCTTCGTCGCCAGCCCGCACACCTCGGCCGGTCGCATTCCGACGGCACGCGGCTACCGTCTGTTCGTTGACAGCCTGCTCACTGTGCAGCCGCTCGAGGCTCGCCAGATGGGCCAGATGGAGGAAGCCCTACACGGCCGCCCCGCCGGCCAGATCATCGCCAGCGCCTCGCAACTGCTGTCCAGCCTGACCCATTTCGCTGGGGTGGTCATCGCACCGCGCCGCCAGAGCAGCCGGATTCGCCAGATCGAATTCCTCAGCCTGTCGGAAAAACGCATCCTGCTGATCATCGTCACCTCTGATGGCGACGTGCAGAATCGCATCGTCACCACCGACAAGGCCTATTCACCGTCCGAACTGGTCAGTGCAGCCAACTACCTGACGCAGAATTTTGCCGGACTTGATTTCGAGCAGATTCGCCATCGCCTGAGCGTCGAAATCAAGCAACTCCGCGACGACATCAAGCCACTGATGACCCTGGCCCTCGATGCCGGCGATGCTGTGATGGCTGAAAACGCCACACCCTACGTCATTTCCGGCGAACGCAACCTGCTCGATGTCGAAGAACTCTCGTCCAACATGAAGCGCCTGCGCGAATTGTTCGACCTGTTCGAGCAACGCTCCAGCCTGATGCGCCTGCTGGAAATCTCCAACAGTGCAGAAGGTGTACA is a window encoding:
- the recN gene encoding DNA repair protein RecN, whose protein sequence is MLRQLTIKDFVIVDRLELSFLSGFGALTGETGAGKSILIDALALTLGERADAGVVRSGCEKAEVAATFEIAGLPEVRTWLAANDLDGDDELLLRRVVDAGGRSRAYINGSPATVQQLREVGEWLVDIHGQHAHQSLLRSEAQRVLLDTHAGLSGLGAEVATAWKNWRELELALRSASEGADALLREREQLQWQIGELDGLAFGDDEWATLDVEHRRLGHAASLIEGAQYALAVLSEDDAACERQIDGVATRLASLAEYDPALAEVADLIGSVQAELSDAVSTLRRYTDRVDLDPARLAQVERRMDAVMSHARKYRVQPAELPDLLAGWRQRLAALDESADLAALETKVAAAKAAYRAVAEKLSGGRRKAAAEMGLAVSEVMRQLALSSGRFEVALLPVADGAVYGLEQVEFRIGGLAGNEAKSLAKVASGGELSRISLAIQVLTSRSASVPTLIFDEVDVGIGGGVAEIVGRLLHELGCERQVLCVTHLPQVAAQANWQWQVSKSTRDGVTLSAIQPLDEAGRVQEIARMLGGVEITDITLKHARELLGTRAKKAKA
- a CDS encoding NAD kinase — translated: MQEFDPMNRGFASYRSPRTIALVGKYHSLEIAESLRRLAEYLYERGVSVFIERETAEHIGKKVDLSRWVTCGFNDIGAHADLAIVLGGDGTMLNAARRLARYCVPLVGVNQGRLGFMTDIARNDMLTCMDDLLDGRFSPENRMLLAAEVTRDGKEVASNMALNDVVVDKGAIGRMIEFELFIDGEFIYNLRSDGLIVSTPTGSTAYSMSAGGPILNPTLTGIALVPLCPHALSNRPIIVNDSTDIELRIVNADDPRVHFDGQVTLDLERGDCVRLRRSEHTICFLHPPGYSYFAMLRQKLQWSERPKGP
- the hrcA gene encoding heat-inducible transcriptional repressor HrcA, encoding MLDERARTLLKTLVEHYVADGQPVGSRALSKFSGLDLSPATIRNVMADLEEAGFVASPHTSAGRIPTARGYRLFVDSLLTVQPLEARQMGQMEEALHGRPAGQIIASASQLLSSLTHFAGVVIAPRRQSSRIRQIEFLSLSEKRILLIIVTSDGDVQNRIVTTDKAYSPSELVSAANYLTQNFAGLDFEQIRHRLSVEIKQLRDDIKPLMTLALDAGDAVMAENATPYVISGERNLLDVEELSSNMKRLRELFDLFEQRSSLMRLLEISNSAEGVQIFIGGESGIATLDECSVIAAPYTVDGQVVGSVGVIGPTRMAYERVIPIVDITARLLSSALSYKNEN